In Jeotgalibaca arthritidis, a single genomic region encodes these proteins:
- a CDS encoding CD1845 family protein codes for MVRILLKILLFPITLSLTIILLFSEFICLFGTMFLSILALLLFALALGTMIILKDMKDGLRAMVLAYLISPFGIPILASWLIGKIGQVNERLKAI; via the coding sequence ATGGTGAGGATACTACTTAAAATATTATTATTTCCAATTACCCTGTCATTGACTATTATCTTGCTATTTTCTGAATTTATATGCCTATTTGGAACAATGTTTCTTTCCATTTTAGCACTACTTTTATTTGCATTAGCCTTGGGGACTATGATTATTTTAAAGGATATGAAGGATGGATTAAGAGCAATGGTACTTGCCTATCTTATTAGTCCCTTTGGGATACCTATCCTTGCCTCTTGGCTAATAGGAAAGATAGGGCAGGTAAATGAACGGTTAAAAGCTATTTAA
- a CDS encoding plasmid mobilization protein has product MVNRKRNVQLHFMVTEHERSLIDEKMAQLGTKNMGAYLRKMAIDGYIIHLDLSDIRELVTLLRRTSNSLNQLTKRVHQTGNIYGEDIEALRESYDRLWDTADEILLRLSTI; this is encoded by the coding sequence ATGGTAAATCGTAAAAGAAATGTCCAACTACATTTTATGGTAACAGAGCATGAACGCAGTTTAATAGATGAAAAGATGGCTCAACTTGGCACAAAGAACATGGGAGCCTATCTCCGTAAAATGGCTATAGATGGCTATATTATCCACCTAGACCTATCAGATATACGAGAGCTAGTAACACTCCTTCGTCGTACTAGCAACAGCTTAAATCAGCTTACAAAGCGTGTTCATCAGACAGGAAATATCTATGGTGAGGATATAGAGGCACTTAGGGAAAGCTATGACAGGCTTTGGGATACGGCAGATGAAATACTGTTAAGACTTTCTACAATTTAA